From Nycticebus coucang isolate mNycCou1 chromosome 6, mNycCou1.pri, whole genome shotgun sequence, the proteins below share one genomic window:
- the INAFM2 gene encoding putative transmembrane protein INAFM2 produces the protein MKERDAAPAERGKPATYTGDKKAKMAAKTNKKWVRLATVFAYVLSVSLAAIVLAVYYSLIWQPVGAGTSGGGAGPPPGGSNATGPSGTSGAAAAGPNTTGLSRREAPRAAPPLQAARPMPPEPPADSPQAGPLERPRGPDEDQEEAAAAPRSR, from the coding sequence ATGAAGGAGCGCGACGCGGCCCCGGCCGAGCGGGGCAAGCCGGCCACCTACACTGGGGACAAGAAGGCGAAGATGGCGGCCAAGACCAACAAGAAGTGGGTCCGGCTCGCCACCGTGTTTGCCTACGTGCTCTCCGTGTCGCTGGCCGCCATCGTGCTCGCCGTCTACTATAGCCTCATCTGGCAGCCGGTGGGCGCCGGGACCTCGGGAGGGGGTGCCGGCCCGCCCCCCGGCGGCTCCAACGCCACCGGCCCGTCAGGGACTTCAGGGGCAGCGGCGGCGGGGCCCAACACTACCGGGTTGTCCCGCCGCGAGGCGCCACGCGCTGCGCCCCCACTGCAGGCGGCTCGGCCGATGCCTCCGGAACCCCCTGCAGACAGCCCCCAAGCCGGGCCACTGGAGCGGCCGCGTGGGCCCGACGAGGACCAGGAGGAAGCGGCGGCGGCGCCCAGGAGTCGTTGA